The Myxococcota bacterium genome has a segment encoding these proteins:
- the tpiA gene encoding triose-phosphate isomerase, whose product MSERTPTPAARRPILAANWKMHKTTGEALAFVDAFLPLVAGADVDVVLAPTFTALHAVGKAIAGSRVALAAQNVSAEPKGAFTGEISTEMLRDVGCAYAIVGHSERRALYGETSELVARKAQALLAAGMRPIVCVGETLEEREAGRVEAVVGEQLAGSLAGIADDRAAEVVVAYEPVWAIGTGRTATPEIAQEVHAFVRTRLRERFGAGGDAIRIQYGGSVKPDNVAELMAQPDIDGGLVGGASLEPESFASIVNFRR is encoded by the coding sequence ATGAGCGAACGCACTCCGACCCCGGCCGCGCGGCGGCCGATCCTCGCCGCCAACTGGAAGATGCACAAGACGACGGGCGAGGCGCTCGCGTTCGTGGACGCCTTCCTGCCGCTCGTCGCGGGCGCCGACGTCGACGTCGTGCTCGCACCGACGTTCACGGCGCTGCACGCGGTGGGCAAGGCGATCGCGGGAAGCCGCGTCGCGCTCGCCGCGCAGAACGTGAGCGCCGAGCCGAAGGGCGCGTTCACCGGCGAGATCAGCACGGAGATGCTGCGCGACGTCGGCTGCGCGTACGCGATCGTCGGCCACAGCGAACGGCGCGCCCTCTACGGCGAGACGAGCGAGCTCGTGGCGCGCAAGGCGCAGGCCCTGCTCGCCGCGGGCATGCGCCCGATCGTGTGCGTCGGCGAGACGCTCGAGGAGCGCGAGGCCGGCCGCGTCGAGGCCGTCGTCGGCGAGCAGCTCGCGGGCAGTCTGGCCGGGATCGCGGACGACCGGGCCGCCGAGGTGGTCGTCGCCTACGAGCCGGTCTGGGCGATCGGCACCGGCCGGACGGCGACGCCCGAGATCGCGCAGGAGGTCCACGCGTTCGTCCGCACCCGGCTGCGCGAGCGGTTCGGCGCGGGCGGAGACGCGATCCGCATCCAGTACGGCGGCTCGGTCAAGCCGGACAACGTCGCGGAGCTGATGGCGCAGCCCGACATCGACGGCGGCCTCGTCGGCGGTGCGAGCCTCGAGCCCGAGAGCTTCGCTAGCATCGTGAACTTCCGACGCTAG
- a CDS encoding class I fructose-bisphosphate aldolase, producing the protein MSKAAQLEAVARAMVAPGKGILAADESSPTIKKRFDGIGVESTEDNRRAYREMLFTTKGAEEFISGVILFDETLRQSASDGTPFAKLLESKGILPGIKVDAGAKDLAGAPGEKVTEGLDGLRGRVAEYVGLGAKFAKWRAVIDIDVERDLPSEYCLDVNAHALARYAAICVEGGLVPIVEPEVLMDGAHSIEVCRDVTERALAKVFYELHRQRVPLEQIILKPNMVLAGKKCPTQASVEQVAEQTVACFRRVVPSAVAGCVFLSGGQSDELASAHLSAMNRLGPHAWELSFSYGRALQAPALKAWGGKQENVAAGQRAYYHRAKCNSAARTGAYTDAMEKAA; encoded by the coding sequence ATGAGCAAGGCCGCCCAGCTGGAAGCGGTCGCGCGGGCCATGGTGGCGCCCGGCAAGGGCATCCTCGCCGCCGACGAGAGCTCGCCGACGATCAAGAAGCGGTTCGACGGCATCGGCGTCGAGTCGACCGAGGACAACCGCCGCGCCTATCGCGAGATGCTGTTCACGACGAAGGGCGCCGAGGAGTTCATCAGCGGCGTGATCCTGTTCGACGAGACGCTCCGCCAGAGCGCGTCGGACGGCACGCCGTTCGCGAAGCTCCTCGAGTCGAAGGGCATCCTTCCCGGCATCAAGGTCGACGCGGGCGCCAAGGATCTCGCGGGCGCGCCCGGCGAGAAGGTGACCGAGGGCCTCGACGGGCTGCGCGGCCGCGTGGCCGAGTACGTCGGGCTCGGCGCGAAGTTCGCGAAGTGGCGCGCCGTGATCGACATCGACGTCGAGCGCGACCTCCCGAGCGAGTACTGCCTCGACGTGAACGCGCACGCGCTCGCGCGCTATGCGGCGATCTGCGTCGAGGGCGGCCTCGTCCCGATCGTCGAGCCCGAGGTGCTGATGGACGGCGCGCACTCGATCGAGGTCTGCCGCGACGTCACCGAGCGCGCGCTCGCGAAGGTGTTCTACGAGCTCCACCGCCAGCGCGTCCCGCTCGAGCAGATCATCCTGAAGCCGAACATGGTGCTCGCCGGCAAGAAGTGCCCGACGCAGGCCAGCGTCGAGCAGGTGGCCGAGCAGACGGTCGCGTGCTTCCGCCGCGTCGTGCCGTCCGCGGTGGCGGGCTGCGTGTTCCTCTCCGGCGGCCAGAGCGACGAGCTCGCGAGCGCGCACCTGTCGGCGATGAACCGCCTCGGGCCGCACGCGTGGGAGCTCTCGTTCTCGTACGGGCGCGCGCTGCAGGCGCCGGCGCTCAAGGCGTGGGGCGGCAAGCAGGAGAACGTCGCGGCCGGCCAGCGCGCCTACTACCACCGCGCGAAGTGCAACAGCGCGGCGCGCACGGGCGCGTACACCGACGCGATGGAGAAGGCCGCCTAG
- a CDS encoding DsbA family protein, whose product MSDGGAPLRVVAWSDYLCPWCANASVRLASLERDLAGAIEIEWRSFLLRPHPRPPVRTPLEAAERRARFRRYTQGWARAAAEPDAAELRPWSDEEDGEPPSHSMPPHLVARAARRIDRAGFARLHEALFRAYFAEHRDTTDAATLRDLWVRAGLPATRFEESLRPGLRAEVVADHRAALEIGATAVPAVALGDDDVAVVGAQPLAVYRRWIERALARRGAGAAGARPASG is encoded by the coding sequence GTGAGCGACGGCGGCGCCCCGCTGCGGGTCGTCGCCTGGTCGGACTACCTGTGCCCGTGGTGCGCCAACGCGAGCGTCCGGCTGGCGTCGCTCGAGCGCGACCTCGCGGGCGCGATCGAGATCGAGTGGCGGAGCTTCCTGCTGCGCCCGCACCCGCGGCCTCCGGTGCGCACGCCGCTCGAGGCCGCGGAGCGGCGCGCGCGCTTCCGGCGCTACACGCAGGGGTGGGCGCGCGCGGCCGCCGAGCCCGACGCGGCGGAGCTGCGGCCCTGGAGCGACGAGGAGGACGGCGAGCCGCCCTCGCACAGCATGCCGCCCCACCTCGTGGCCAGAGCGGCGCGCCGGATCGACCGCGCGGGCTTCGCGCGCCTCCACGAGGCGCTCTTCCGCGCCTACTTCGCGGAGCACCGCGACACGACCGACGCGGCGACGCTGCGCGATCTGTGGGTGCGCGCCGGGCTCCCGGCGACGCGCTTCGAGGAGTCGCTCCGTCCTGGGCTGCGCGCCGAGGTGGTCGCCGACCATCGAGCCGCGCTCGAGATCGGAGCGACGGCAGTGCCCGCGGTCGCGCTCGGCGACGACGACGTGGCAGTCGTCGGAGCGCAGCCCCTCGCGGTCTATCGGCGGTGGATCGAGCGCGCGCTCGCGCGGCGCGGAGCGGGCGCGGCCGGCGCGCGGCCGGCCTCGGGCTGA
- a CDS encoding flavin reductase family protein, with amino-acid sequence MPRGEGFVSIGADDFKAGMSRRAGAVAIVTARSGETRHGMTVTDWTGVSLSPPLVLVCADKASNTLGVVREGGCFALNVLASDQADLSNRFASKKLEWQRFDGIDCETAVTGAPLLAGCVATFDCALAAEHDAGDHVLLVGRVEALSISERAPLVYLGGRYCGATPLDGGA; translated from the coding sequence GTGCCGCGCGGGGAGGGCTTCGTGTCGATCGGCGCGGACGATTTCAAGGCGGGGATGTCGCGGCGCGCGGGCGCCGTCGCGATCGTCACCGCGCGCAGCGGCGAGACGCGCCACGGCATGACCGTCACGGACTGGACGGGCGTCTCGCTCTCGCCGCCGCTCGTGCTCGTGTGCGCGGACAAGGCGAGCAACACCCTCGGCGTCGTCCGCGAGGGCGGCTGCTTCGCGCTCAACGTGCTCGCGAGCGACCAGGCGGACCTGTCGAACCGCTTCGCCTCGAAGAAGCTCGAGTGGCAGCGCTTCGACGGAATCGACTGCGAGACCGCCGTCACGGGCGCGCCGCTGCTCGCCGGCTGCGTGGCGACGTTCGACTGCGCACTCGCCGCCGAGCACGACGCGGGAGACCACGTCCTGCTCGTCGGGCGCGTCGAGGCGCTCTCGATCTCGGAGCGCGCGCCTCTCGTGTACCTCGGCGGCAGGTACTGCGGGGCGACACCGCTCGACGGCGGCGCGTGA
- a CDS encoding PEP-CTERM sorting domain-containing protein (PEP-CTERM proteins occur, often in large numbers, in the proteomes of bacteria that also encode an exosortase, a predicted intramembrane cysteine proteinase. The presence of a PEP-CTERM domain at a protein's C-terminus predicts cleavage within the sorting domain, followed by covalent anchoring to some some component of the (usually Gram-negative) cell surface. Many PEP-CTERM proteins exhibit an unusual sequence composition that includes large numbers of potential glycosylation sites. Expression of one such protein has been shown restore the ability of a bacterium to form floc, a type of biofilm.), translating to MLLASPAAAITSLSLIWDSTGTSTITVTGASTTTITAKLLVTLEAGDTLGGLGVSFVFDQDNQNELDFVSMVEHVFVPAGGGTQFSPLAPGPNGSLVPGGVLDSSPFNAGLVEGFDSFASPLGQFASGPITLTLGSVTFQTSGLRAQTDGIDVQIAVLLNGLDAVIDGAGTANCIGQMTRNDCPVTFGGATVNAPEPTTGLLLAFGLGLGLYYQRRR from the coding sequence TTGCTGCTGGCGTCGCCGGCGGCGGCCATCACCTCGCTGAGCCTGATCTGGGACTCGACGGGCACGAGCACCATCACGGTGACCGGCGCGTCGACCACCACGATCACGGCGAAGCTGCTGGTGACGCTCGAGGCGGGCGACACGCTCGGCGGCCTCGGCGTCAGCTTCGTGTTCGATCAGGACAACCAGAACGAGCTCGACTTCGTCAGCATGGTCGAGCACGTGTTCGTGCCGGCCGGCGGCGGGACGCAGTTCAGCCCGCTGGCGCCGGGTCCGAACGGCTCGCTCGTGCCGGGCGGCGTGCTCGACAGCTCGCCGTTCAACGCCGGCCTGGTCGAGGGCTTCGACTCGTTCGCAAGCCCGCTCGGCCAGTTCGCGTCGGGCCCGATCACGCTGACGCTCGGCTCGGTGACGTTCCAGACGAGCGGACTGCGCGCGCAGACGGACGGCATCGACGTCCAGATCGCCGTGCTGCTCAACGGCCTCGACGCCGTGATCGACGGCGCGGGCACGGCGAACTGCATCGGTCAGATGACGCGCAACGACTGCCCGGTCACGTTCGGCGGCGCCACCGTCAACGCGCCCGAGCCGACCACGGGCCTGCTCCTCGCCTTCGGGCTGGGGCTCGGCCTGTACTACCAGCGCCGCCGCTAG
- a CDS encoding OmpA family protein — protein sequence MASFGCVGLGTHNEVVTERDRLAERVRLLEASNDALSAERVALADQLEDLRIEREQLEVDVADLRQQRESLSTNLSAREAELAKQNQEVERLRGTYEALVSDLEKELAAGQIQIRQLAEGLEVNVAEDILFPSGSAALSTGGRTVLRKVATELAKLPHEIEVDGHTDDVPIRGTLAARYPSNWELASARASSVVRLFQEAGIAGTRLIAVSHAEFKPVAPNDSPANRALNRRIEIRLRPQGRAQGSAEPTAAE from the coding sequence ATGGCGTCGTTCGGCTGCGTCGGCCTCGGCACGCACAACGAAGTGGTCACGGAGCGCGACCGGCTCGCCGAGCGCGTGCGGCTGCTCGAGGCGTCGAACGACGCCCTCTCCGCCGAGCGCGTCGCGCTGGCCGACCAGCTCGAGGACCTGCGCATCGAGCGCGAGCAGCTCGAGGTCGACGTCGCCGACCTGCGCCAGCAGAGGGAGAGCCTGTCGACGAACCTCTCCGCGCGCGAGGCGGAGCTGGCGAAGCAGAACCAGGAGGTGGAGCGCCTGCGCGGCACCTACGAGGCGCTCGTGAGCGACCTCGAGAAGGAGCTCGCGGCCGGCCAGATCCAGATCCGCCAGCTCGCCGAGGGCCTCGAGGTGAACGTCGCCGAGGACATCCTCTTCCCGTCGGGCTCGGCCGCGCTCTCGACGGGCGGGCGCACCGTCCTGCGGAAGGTGGCCACCGAGCTCGCGAAGCTGCCGCACGAGATCGAGGTCGACGGGCACACCGACGACGTGCCGATCCGCGGCACGCTCGCGGCGCGCTACCCGTCGAACTGGGAGCTCGCGAGTGCGCGCGCGTCGAGCGTCGTGCGCCTCTTCCAGGAGGCGGGCATCGCGGGCACGCGGCTGATCGCGGTCTCGCATGCGGAGTTCAAGCCCGTCGCGCCGAACGACTCCCCCGCCAACCGCGCGCTCAACCGGCGCATCGAGATCCGCCTCCGTCCGCAGGGGCGGGCGCAGGGCTCCGCGGAACCGACCGCCGCGGAGTGA
- a CDS encoding DUF4147 domain-containing protein codes for MTARARLRELFACALAAASADAAVDRALEGGEGDLALLGERVAPGRSLHVLAIGKAACAMAHRFETRAGARIARGLAITKDGHARALAHFRVLLAAHPVPDARSVSAADAALGFAAGVPPRDTLVVLLSGGASALVGAPCEGVGLDALAATNAALLASGAAIDETNCVRKHLGRIGGGRLAAASAAHRLALVAISDVPGDRLDVIGSGPCTADPSTFADALAVLARRGLRERVPSEVVRALEAGARGERDETLDATDAALARVRARITARNADARAAVVAAAARAGLPAVDAGETLAGEAREAGAGIVERAREALGGRAGVAVFGGETTVTVRGDGRGGRNQELALAAALAGAGRAGWVLLAAGTDGGDGTSDAAGAFADGETLARGARAGVDAEASLARNDAHRFFAREGGALRTGPTGTNVMDLAIVAFEE; via the coding sequence GTGACGGCGCGCGCGCGGCTGCGCGAGCTGTTCGCGTGCGCCCTCGCGGCCGCGAGCGCGGACGCGGCCGTCGATCGCGCACTCGAGGGAGGCGAAGGCGATCTCGCGCTCCTCGGCGAGCGCGTCGCGCCCGGGCGCTCGCTGCACGTGCTCGCGATCGGCAAGGCGGCGTGCGCGATGGCGCACCGCTTCGAGACCCGCGCCGGCGCCCGCATCGCGCGCGGCCTCGCCATCACGAAGGACGGCCACGCGCGCGCGCTCGCGCACTTCCGCGTCCTGCTCGCGGCCCATCCCGTCCCCGACGCGCGCTCGGTGAGCGCGGCGGACGCCGCGCTCGGGTTCGCGGCCGGCGTCCCGCCGCGGGACACGCTCGTCGTGCTGCTCTCGGGGGGCGCGAGCGCGCTCGTCGGCGCGCCGTGCGAGGGCGTCGGCCTCGACGCGCTGGCCGCGACGAACGCGGCCCTGCTCGCGAGCGGCGCCGCGATCGACGAGACGAACTGCGTGCGCAAGCACCTCGGGCGCATCGGCGGCGGGCGCCTCGCCGCCGCGTCGGCCGCGCACCGGCTGGCCCTCGTCGCGATCTCCGACGTCCCGGGCGACCGCCTCGACGTGATCGGGTCGGGCCCGTGCACCGCGGACCCGTCCACGTTCGCCGATGCGCTCGCCGTGCTCGCGCGGCGCGGACTGCGCGAGCGCGTGCCGTCCGAGGTCGTGCGCGCGCTCGAGGCCGGCGCGCGGGGCGAGCGCGACGAGACCCTCGACGCGACCGACGCCGCGCTCGCGCGCGTGCGCGCGCGCATCACCGCGCGCAACGCGGACGCGCGGGCGGCCGTGGTCGCGGCCGCGGCGCGCGCGGGTCTCCCGGCCGTCGACGCGGGGGAGACGCTCGCGGGCGAGGCGCGCGAGGCCGGCGCGGGCATCGTCGAACGGGCGCGCGAGGCGCTCGGTGGGCGCGCGGGCGTCGCGGTGTTCGGCGGCGAGACGACCGTCACCGTGCGCGGCGACGGCCGCGGCGGCCGCAATCAGGAGCTCGCGCTCGCGGCCGCGCTCGCGGGCGCGGGACGCGCGGGCTGGGTGCTCCTCGCGGCGGGCACGGACGGCGGCGACGGGACGAGCGACGCCGCGGGTGCGTTCGCCGACGGGGAGACGCTCGCGCGCGGCGCGCGCGCCGGCGTCGATGCCGAGGCGTCGCTCGCGCGCAACGACGCGCACCGGTTCTTCGCGCGCGAGGGCGGGGCGCTGCGCACCGGCCCGACGGGCACGAACGTGATGGATCTCGCGATCGTCGCGTTCGAGGAGTGA
- the lon gene encoding endopeptidase La, producing the protein MSEHVREGLGADERRDLAVALASDEGGGIEVRVDEGPLDESAAAMREIPAELPVLPLKNTVLFPFLLSPLLVNTPRSQELIDEVLLRGDRLMVCAAVRRETEGSPGPDDVHRTGTLLRVVKMLKFPDDSYRLLVQGVARVHIDAFTAEDPFLRARVRRMEESGDATSVEMQALTRNVTQAFLELAQSGGRIGQEVQALAANVEDPSRLADLVASNLGLDVAGKQAVLEEPDVAARLKLVQAQLTKEQQALAVETEIKEKVQSEMTKSQRDYVLRQQLEAIRRELGETEDGEQEVEDLRERLEAAGLPEDAHEQAMRELERLEQTPPAAAEHGVIRTYLEWLADLPWKKLSEDRLDVVHAREVLDEDHYGLEKVKDRIVEYIAVLSLKRDIKGPILCFVGPPGTGKTSLGRSIARALGREFGRISLGGVRDEAEIRGHRRTYVGALPGRIVQTLRRAGTRNPVLLLDEIDKVGTDFRGDPSSALLEVLDPEQNAEFSDHYLEVPFDLSRVLFIATANRMDTVPPALRDRMEVIELPGYTLEEKREIARRFLVPRQRERNGIAGVDLDLPDETISALVEHYTREAGVRNLERRIAAVFRKLALRVAEGESVGAVKVAPADLEGLLGPHDFEPEVAERGGKPGVAVGLAWTPAGGDILFVESTRMKGQGELKLTGSLGDVMRESAEAARTWLRGHAEELGVDDAVFAGSDLHVHVPSGAVPKDGPSAGVAMVTSLASLYTGRPAAPLTAMTGEITLRGKILPVGGIKEKVLAAKRAGIERVVLPAANEKDVAEIPAALLQGLDLRYVGTIDDALGLTLDPAPSSV; encoded by the coding sequence GTGAGCGAGCACGTGCGAGAGGGGCTCGGCGCGGACGAGCGGCGCGATCTCGCGGTCGCGCTGGCGTCCGACGAGGGCGGCGGTATCGAGGTGCGCGTCGACGAAGGGCCGCTCGACGAGAGCGCCGCCGCCATGCGCGAGATTCCGGCGGAGCTCCCCGTGCTCCCGCTCAAGAACACCGTGCTCTTCCCGTTCCTCCTGTCGCCGCTGCTCGTGAACACGCCGCGCTCGCAGGAGCTGATCGACGAGGTGCTGCTGCGCGGCGATCGGCTCATGGTGTGCGCGGCCGTGCGGCGCGAGACCGAGGGCAGCCCGGGTCCGGACGACGTCCATCGCACGGGCACGCTGCTGCGCGTCGTCAAGATGCTCAAGTTCCCGGACGACTCCTATCGCCTCCTCGTGCAGGGCGTCGCGCGCGTCCACATCGACGCCTTCACCGCCGAGGATCCGTTCCTGCGCGCGCGCGTGCGGCGGATGGAGGAGTCGGGCGACGCGACCTCGGTCGAGATGCAGGCGCTCACGCGCAACGTGACGCAGGCCTTCCTCGAGCTCGCGCAGTCGGGCGGCCGCATCGGCCAGGAGGTGCAGGCCCTCGCCGCGAACGTCGAGGACCCCTCGCGCCTCGCGGACCTCGTGGCCTCGAATCTCGGGCTCGACGTGGCCGGCAAGCAGGCCGTGCTCGAGGAGCCCGACGTCGCCGCGCGGCTCAAGCTCGTGCAGGCGCAGCTCACGAAGGAGCAGCAGGCGCTCGCCGTCGAGACCGAGATCAAGGAGAAGGTCCAGAGCGAGATGACCAAGTCGCAGCGCGACTACGTGCTGCGACAGCAGCTCGAGGCGATCCGCCGCGAGCTCGGAGAGACGGAGGACGGCGAGCAGGAGGTCGAGGACCTCCGCGAACGGCTCGAGGCCGCGGGCCTTCCGGAGGACGCGCACGAGCAGGCGATGCGCGAGCTCGAGCGGCTCGAGCAGACGCCGCCCGCCGCCGCCGAGCACGGCGTCATCCGCACCTATCTCGAATGGCTCGCCGACCTCCCGTGGAAGAAGCTGTCGGAGGACCGGCTCGACGTCGTGCACGCGCGCGAGGTGCTCGACGAGGACCACTACGGGCTCGAGAAGGTGAAGGACCGCATCGTCGAGTACATCGCGGTGCTGTCGCTGAAGCGCGACATCAAGGGCCCGATCCTCTGCTTCGTCGGTCCACCCGGCACGGGCAAGACGTCGCTGGGGCGTTCGATCGCGCGCGCGCTCGGTCGCGAGTTCGGGCGCATCTCGCTCGGCGGCGTCCGCGACGAGGCCGAGATCCGTGGGCATCGGCGCACCTACGTCGGCGCGCTGCCCGGGCGGATCGTGCAGACGCTGCGCCGCGCGGGGACGCGGAACCCCGTGCTGCTGCTCGACGAGATCGACAAGGTCGGCACCGACTTCCGCGGCGATCCGTCCTCCGCGCTGCTCGAGGTGCTCGACCCGGAGCAGAACGCGGAGTTCAGCGACCACTACCTCGAGGTGCCCTTCGACCTGTCGCGCGTGCTCTTCATCGCGACCGCCAACCGGATGGACACGGTGCCGCCCGCGCTGCGCGATCGCATGGAGGTGATCGAGCTCCCCGGCTACACGCTCGAGGAGAAGCGCGAGATCGCGCGGCGCTTCCTCGTGCCGCGTCAGCGCGAGCGCAACGGCATCGCGGGCGTCGACCTCGATCTCCCCGACGAGACGATCTCGGCCCTCGTCGAGCACTACACGCGCGAGGCCGGCGTGCGCAATCTCGAGCGCAGGATCGCCGCCGTCTTCCGCAAGCTCGCGCTGCGCGTCGCGGAGGGCGAGTCGGTCGGTGCGGTGAAGGTCGCGCCGGCCGATCTCGAGGGGCTGCTCGGCCCGCACGACTTCGAGCCGGAGGTCGCCGAGCGCGGTGGGAAGCCCGGCGTCGCGGTCGGGCTCGCGTGGACGCCGGCCGGAGGCGACATCCTGTTCGTAGAGTCGACGCGCATGAAGGGGCAGGGCGAGCTCAAGCTCACCGGGTCGCTCGGCGACGTGATGCGCGAATCGGCGGAGGCGGCGCGCACGTGGCTGCGCGGCCACGCCGAGGAGCTCGGCGTCGACGACGCGGTGTTCGCGGGCAGCGACCTGCACGTGCACGTCCCGTCCGGCGCGGTCCCGAAGGACGGCCCCTCGGCGGGCGTCGCGATGGTGACGTCGCTCGCCTCGCTGTACACCGGCCGGCCCGCCGCGCCGCTCACGGCGATGACCGGCGAGATCACGCTGCGCGGTAAGATCCTGCCCGTCGGCGGGATCAAGGAGAAGGTGCTCGCCGCCAAGCGCGCGGGGATCGAGCGCGTCGTGCTCCCCGCCGCGAACGAGAAGGACGTCGCCGAGATTCCGGCCGCGCTCCTCCAGGGACTCGACCTTCGCTACGTGGGGACCATCGACGATGCACTCGGGCTCACGCTCGACCCGGCTCCTTCCTCGGTCTGA
- a CDS encoding phosphoglycerate kinase has translation MAIASLDDLLANDGVRGRRVFLRADLNVPLDGERVTDDTRIRASLPTLRRLLAGGARVVLASHLGRPKGERKPALSLAPVARRLGELLGRPVAFADDCVGASARDTATALRDGEVVLLENLRFHAAETKGDEAFARELASLAQDYVNDAFGAAHRAHASTATIARFAERAAAGDLLKSELDHLRVVREPKRPLLCLLGGAKVSDKLAVLEALAPHADALAIGGAMAYTFLAARGEPVGRSLVEHDRLDDARGVERAAAAAGCDLLLPSDHVVVEALAPDAPSQVVARIPDGWMGVDIGPATAERYAAAARSAATIFWNGPMGVFEMDAFAKGTEAVAEAVASSSAVSVVGGGDSLAAVNKLGVGSRITHLSTGGGAALEYVQGLELPGVAALDR, from the coding sequence ATGGCCATCGCCTCCCTCGACGACCTGCTCGCGAACGACGGCGTTCGGGGTCGGCGCGTGTTCCTGCGCGCCGACCTGAACGTCCCCCTCGACGGCGAGCGCGTCACGGACGACACGCGCATCCGCGCGTCGCTGCCCACGCTGCGGCGGCTGCTCGCGGGGGGCGCGCGCGTCGTGCTCGCGTCGCACCTCGGGCGGCCGAAGGGCGAACGCAAGCCCGCCCTGTCGCTCGCTCCGGTCGCGCGACGGCTCGGCGAGCTGCTCGGGCGCCCCGTCGCGTTCGCGGACGACTGCGTCGGCGCGAGCGCGCGCGACACCGCGACGGCGCTGCGCGACGGCGAGGTCGTGCTGCTCGAGAACCTGCGCTTCCACGCGGCCGAGACGAAGGGCGACGAGGCCTTCGCCCGCGAGCTCGCGAGCCTCGCGCAGGACTACGTGAACGACGCGTTCGGCGCGGCACACCGCGCGCACGCGTCCACCGCGACCATCGCGCGCTTCGCCGAGCGCGCGGCGGCCGGCGACCTGCTGAAGAGCGAGCTCGACCACCTGCGCGTGGTGCGCGAGCCGAAGCGGCCGCTGCTCTGCCTGCTCGGCGGCGCCAAGGTGTCCGACAAGCTCGCCGTGCTCGAGGCGCTCGCGCCCCACGCCGACGCACTCGCGATCGGTGGCGCCATGGCGTACACGTTCCTCGCCGCGCGCGGCGAGCCCGTCGGTCGCTCGCTCGTCGAGCACGACCGCCTCGACGACGCGCGCGGCGTCGAGCGCGCGGCCGCGGCGGCCGGCTGCGATCTCCTCCTCCCCTCCGACCACGTCGTCGTCGAGGCGCTCGCGCCGGACGCGCCGTCGCAGGTGGTCGCGCGGATCCCGGACGGCTGGATGGGCGTCGACATCGGCCCCGCGACGGCCGAACGCTATGCGGCCGCCGCGCGCTCGGCCGCGACCATCTTCTGGAACGGGCCGATGGGCGTCTTCGAGATGGACGCCTTCGCCAAGGGCACCGAGGCCGTGGCCGAGGCCGTGGCGTCGTCGAGCGCGGTCTCCGTCGTCGGCGGCGGCGACTCGCTCGCCGCCGTCAACAAGCTCGGCGTCGGGAGCCGCATCACCCACCTCTCAACCGGCGGCGGCGCCGCGCTCGAGTACGTGCAAGGGCTCGAGCTTCCCGGCGTCGCGGCCCTGGACCGCTGA
- the secG gene encoding preprotein translocase subunit SecG, with the protein MRTFLYTLHILTCLSLIVVVLIQRGKGADMGAMLGGGGSQTVFGPRGAGNFLTKLTTGAAIVFMVTSLSLSYLAAQDSKSTIFDDDASDAAVVAPAEEAQPAVDPSLLEEIETPAATGGDAGAEPAPATP; encoded by the coding sequence ATGCGAACGTTCCTCTACACGCTCCACATCCTCACGTGCCTGTCGCTGATCGTGGTCGTGCTCATCCAGCGCGGCAAGGGCGCGGACATGGGCGCGATGCTCGGAGGCGGCGGGAGCCAGACGGTGTTCGGGCCGCGCGGCGCGGGCAACTTCCTCACGAAGCTCACGACCGGCGCGGCGATCGTGTTCATGGTCACGAGCCTGAGCCTGTCGTACCTCGCCGCACAGGATTCGAAGTCGACCATCTTCGACGACGACGCGAGCGACGCGGCGGTGGTCGCGCCCGCGGAGGAGGCGCAGCCGGCCGTCGACCCCTCGCTCCTCGAGGAGATCGAGACGCCGGCGGCGACGGGCGGCGACGCGGGTGCCGAGCCCGCGCCGGCGACGCCCTGA
- a CDS encoding Hsp20/alpha crystallin family protein has translation MDVVETADALVVRAELPGLESDDLSVRIDGDLLHIRGVRTVPREEGVVRLHRMEIAFGPFERAVRVHVAFERERVTAHLEDGFLRVVLPKKKPVRRTVEIERASDGEEGR, from the coding sequence ATCGACGTCGTCGAGACCGCCGACGCCCTCGTCGTGCGCGCCGAGCTCCCGGGGCTCGAGAGCGACGACCTGAGCGTGCGGATCGACGGCGACCTGCTGCACATCCGCGGCGTGCGCACGGTTCCGCGCGAGGAGGGCGTCGTCCGACTCCACCGCATGGAGATCGCGTTCGGCCCGTTCGAGCGCGCGGTGCGCGTGCACGTCGCCTTCGAGCGCGAGCGCGTGACCGCCCACCTCGAGGACGGCTTCCTGCGCGTCGTGCTCCCGAAGAAGAAGCCGGTGCGGCGCACGGTCGAGATCGAGCGCGCGAGCGACGGCGAGGAGGGCCGGTGA